A single region of the Paramicrobacterium fandaimingii genome encodes:
- the aceB gene encoding malate synthase A: MSNSHENRLTVTGPIADRYDEILTPKALSFLTALHDRFAASRHDLLRSQAQRLAQVDAGARLDFLHETSEIRSDSSWCVAGPGPGLEDRRVEITGPTDRKMTINALNSGAQVWLADHEDALSPTWENIIGGHINLADAIRRRIDFVSDEGKSYRVGETTPTIVFRPRGWHLTEQHLQYTSPSGVTSPVSATLVDFGLYLFHNATELIANGRGPYFYLPKLESHKGARLWNDVFTFSESALQLPHGVIRATILIETITAAFEMEEILYELREHCAGLNAGRWDYLFSIIKNFRNRGRCHLLPDRADVTMSASFMRAYTDLLVSTCHRRGAYAIGGMSAFIPNRRKPDVTATAMSQTADDKRREARAGFDGTWVAHPDLVEIARGEFDAVLDGRSHQVHRTRDDVHVTAQDLLTFDVPQGHVTSEGIRRNVSAALRYIESWLSGTGAVAIDDMMEDAATAEISRSQLWHWINQGAITDDGLPIVRERVEWCIQSTLDSLPRRNDDNYDEAAGLLCDLVLSEEFPPFLTTLAYSRYLVHQAVPALAV; the protein is encoded by the coding sequence ATGTCGAACTCACACGAAAACCGCCTTACAGTCACGGGCCCTATCGCCGATCGGTACGACGAGATCCTCACCCCGAAAGCCCTGAGTTTTCTCACTGCCCTCCACGATCGCTTTGCCGCGTCCCGCCATGATCTCCTGCGCTCACAGGCGCAGCGGCTTGCACAGGTAGATGCCGGGGCGAGACTCGACTTCTTGCACGAGACCTCAGAGATCCGCTCAGACTCGAGCTGGTGCGTCGCAGGGCCGGGCCCGGGCCTTGAAGACCGCCGGGTCGAGATCACGGGGCCAACGGACAGAAAGATGACGATCAACGCACTCAATTCGGGCGCCCAAGTATGGCTTGCCGATCACGAGGATGCTTTGAGCCCGACGTGGGAGAACATCATCGGCGGTCACATTAACCTCGCCGACGCAATTCGACGTCGCATCGATTTCGTCAGCGATGAGGGGAAGTCATACCGTGTCGGCGAGACAACTCCGACTATCGTGTTTCGCCCTCGTGGATGGCATCTGACGGAGCAGCATCTGCAGTACACCTCACCGTCAGGTGTGACGTCTCCCGTTTCTGCAACCCTCGTCGATTTTGGCCTGTATCTGTTTCACAATGCGACAGAGCTCATAGCGAACGGGCGCGGCCCGTACTTCTATCTGCCCAAGCTCGAGAGCCACAAAGGAGCCCGCCTGTGGAATGACGTCTTCACGTTCAGTGAGAGTGCGTTGCAGCTCCCCCATGGCGTCATCCGTGCGACGATCTTGATCGAGACGATTACGGCGGCGTTTGAAATGGAGGAGATACTGTATGAGCTCCGCGAGCACTGTGCAGGCTTGAACGCAGGACGATGGGATTATCTGTTCAGCATCATCAAGAACTTCCGCAATCGTGGCCGGTGTCACCTGCTGCCTGATCGTGCAGATGTGACAATGTCTGCGTCGTTCATGCGGGCGTACACCGATCTGCTTGTTTCGACGTGCCATCGTCGCGGCGCATACGCGATCGGGGGAATGAGCGCTTTCATTCCGAACAGGCGCAAGCCCGACGTGACAGCGACCGCAATGTCGCAAACGGCCGATGACAAGCGCAGAGAAGCTCGTGCTGGCTTCGACGGAACGTGGGTGGCCCATCCGGATCTCGTGGAAATCGCACGCGGCGAATTCGATGCCGTCCTCGATGGCCGCTCACATCAGGTGCATCGCACGCGTGACGATGTTCATGTCACGGCGCAGGATCTGCTCACCTTCGACGTTCCCCAGGGACACGTCACGAGCGAAGGCATCCGGCGCAATGTCTCGGCGGCTCTCCGCTATATCGAAAGCTGGCTGTCTGGAACGGGAGCCGTCGCAATCGACGACATGATGGAGGATGCCGCAACGGCGGAGATTTCGCGGTCACAGCTCTGGCATTGGATCAACCAGGGCGCCATAACGGACGATGGCCTCCCCATCGTGCGGGAGCGCGTTGAATGGTGCATCCAGAGCACGCTTGATTCGCTCCCCCGTCGAAACGACGACAATTATGACGAGGCGGCTGGTCTGCTCTGCGACCTCGTGCTGAGTGAGGAGTTCCCGCCGTTCTTGACGACACTCGCATACTCGCGCTATCTCGTGCATCAAGCTGTTCCGGCTCTCGCCGTGTAG
- a CDS encoding inositol monophosphatase family protein → MVENVNASLSDDLSLALTLADAADEISLARFRSADLDISTKPDRTHVTDADLAVERRLRDILSELRPDDGVLGEEFGTKGSTQRQWILDPIDGTANFLRGVPNWATLIALAVDGVPVVGVASAPAFDKRWWAATGTGAWLAEKGNEPRQLRVSSVSALDDASVSFQSIAQWDEAGYLDSLIDLSRTVWRDRAYGDMWSYGLLAEGLIDVVAEFDVKEYDIAPFAVIVAEAGGTFSAIDGSVSIAKRSSLATNGPLHEAVVSRIAQSHA, encoded by the coding sequence ATGGTTGAGAACGTGAATGCTTCTCTCTCCGATGACCTTTCGCTTGCATTGACGCTCGCGGATGCTGCAGACGAAATCTCGCTCGCCCGATTCCGTTCTGCCGACCTCGACATCTCGACAAAGCCGGATCGCACGCATGTCACAGACGCCGACCTCGCCGTCGAACGACGCCTCCGCGACATCCTCTCCGAGTTGAGGCCAGATGATGGTGTTCTTGGCGAGGAGTTCGGAACCAAGGGCAGCACTCAGCGCCAGTGGATTCTCGATCCGATTGATGGAACAGCGAATTTTCTTCGCGGAGTGCCGAACTGGGCAACACTCATCGCCCTCGCTGTCGACGGCGTACCGGTCGTCGGCGTGGCAAGTGCTCCGGCCTTCGACAAACGCTGGTGGGCAGCCACCGGAACGGGGGCATGGCTTGCCGAGAAGGGCAATGAGCCACGGCAGCTCCGGGTGTCGTCCGTCTCCGCGCTCGACGACGCGTCGGTGAGCTTTCAAAGCATCGCACAGTGGGATGAAGCCGGTTACCTCGATTCCCTCATCGATCTGTCACGCACAGTCTGGCGCGACCGCGCGTACGGCGATATGTGGTCGTATGGACTTCTCGCCGAGGGGCTCATCGACGTCGTCGCCGAGTTTGACGTGAAGGAGTACGACATTGCCCCGTTCGCCGTGATCGTCGCCGAGGCCGGAGGCACGTTCAGCGCAATCGACGGAAGCGTGAGCATTGCCAAGCGCAGCTCTCTCGCAACGAACGGGCCGCTGCACGAGGCCGTGGTCTCGAGAATTGCGCAGTCCCACGCGTAA
- the smpB gene encoding SsrA-binding protein SmpB has protein sequence MPKERGEKVVATNRKARHDYLIEDTYEAGLVLWGTEVKALREGRASLVDGYAYIDNGEAWLDAVHIPEYIQGTWTNHSPRRKRKLLLHRQQITRISHKIVPGGYTLVPLKIYFSDGRAKVEIAVAKGKREFDKRQALRERQDKREAERAMAQRNRLGD, from the coding sequence GTGCCCAAGGAACGAGGCGAGAAAGTCGTTGCCACCAACCGCAAGGCGCGGCACGACTATCTCATTGAGGACACCTATGAGGCCGGTCTCGTTCTGTGGGGCACCGAGGTGAAGGCGCTGCGAGAGGGCAGGGCGTCGCTCGTCGACGGCTACGCCTACATCGACAACGGCGAAGCATGGCTCGATGCCGTGCACATTCCCGAGTACATTCAGGGCACCTGGACGAATCACTCGCCGCGACGCAAACGAAAGCTCTTGCTGCACCGGCAGCAGATCACTCGCATCAGCCACAAGATCGTCCCGGGCGGCTACACGCTGGTTCCGCTGAAGATCTATTTCTCTGACGGCCGTGCGAAGGTGGAGATCGCGGTTGCCAAGGGCAAGCGCGAGTTCGACAAGCGTCAGGCGCTGCGGGAGAGACAAGACAAGCGTGAGGCCGAGCGGGCGATGGCGCAGCGCAACCGCCTTGGCGACTGA
- the ftsE gene encoding cell division ATP-binding protein FtsE, with the protein MIRFDAVTKKYPGNPRPALNGVQLEVERGEFVFLVGASGSGKSSCLQLILKEQRPSKGTVHVLGHDLGSISNRKVPYFRRNLGVVFQDFRLLTTKTVFQNVAFSLQVIGKSRGFVQETVPDVLKLVGLDGKGGRMPHELSGGEQQRVAIARAVVNKPQILLADEPTGNLDPATSAGIMQLLERINGNGTTVVMATHEAAIVDRMRRRVVELVDGRIVRDETKGGYGDTASIIDITPLPERGEQAAIAKVEAEEAASTPDTHSVAVPVTVESVPDAEPASSGDAQTPDASDDTSEHLSLAERLGLRKQDESGDDEQNVGPTR; encoded by the coding sequence ATGATTCGATTCGACGCAGTCACGAAAAAATACCCCGGCAACCCTCGCCCAGCGCTCAACGGCGTACAGCTTGAGGTGGAGCGCGGGGAGTTTGTGTTTCTCGTCGGCGCCTCCGGCTCAGGAAAGTCGAGCTGCCTGCAGCTGATTCTCAAGGAGCAGAGACCGTCGAAGGGAACCGTCCACGTTCTTGGGCACGACCTCGGGTCGATCTCCAATCGCAAGGTTCCGTACTTCCGCCGCAATCTCGGTGTCGTCTTTCAAGATTTTCGACTGCTCACGACGAAGACAGTGTTTCAGAACGTCGCTTTCTCGCTGCAGGTGATTGGCAAGTCGCGGGGCTTCGTGCAAGAAACTGTGCCTGACGTGCTCAAGCTCGTTGGCCTCGACGGCAAAGGCGGTCGGATGCCGCACGAGCTCTCCGGTGGCGAGCAGCAACGTGTTGCCATTGCGCGCGCCGTGGTCAACAAGCCTCAGATTCTTTTGGCAGATGAACCGACGGGAAACCTCGACCCCGCGACCAGCGCCGGAATCATGCAGCTGCTCGAGCGCATCAACGGCAACGGCACGACAGTCGTCATGGCCACCCACGAAGCGGCAATCGTCGACAGAATGCGCCGACGCGTCGTCGAGCTCGTCGACGGGCGCATCGTGCGCGACGAGACAAAGGGCGGTTACGGGGACACGGCATCGATCATCGACATCACTCCACTTCCCGAGCGCGGAGAACAAGCGGCCATTGCAAAGGTCGAGGCCGAGGAAGCGGCGTCAACGCCCGATACGCATTCTGTTGCGGTGCCCGTGACCGTTGAGTCGGTTCCTGATGCCGAACCTGCATCTTCCGGCGACGCACAGACGCCGGACGCGTCTGATGACACCTCAGAGCATCTTTCGCTTGCAGAAAGGCTTGGCCTGCGTAAACAGGACGAGTCCGGTGACGACGAGCAGAACGTGGGGCCGACTCGATGA
- the ftsX gene encoding permease-like cell division protein FtsX has product MRLNLVLSEALNGLRRNASMVISVILVTFISLTFVGAAALMQMQIGQMKNYWYDRAQVAIYMCTETDAAVDAACAAGAATDEQLADVKAQLKDETLSRYIQEYYFEDHEQAYKNFAKQFEGNEMTELVTPEQFNQTYWVNLKDPSQSAVLIEAFSDTPGVESVTDQRQYLDQIFSVLNIASYSAIGIASLMLIAAVLLIATTIRLSAFSRRKEIGIMRLVGASNRFIQTPFILEGVFSAVIGSILAGGAVVALVHFFVQGYLAPRLLFISFVDVGDSLLVVPLLVIIGILLAALSANFAIKRYLKI; this is encoded by the coding sequence ATGAGGCTGAACCTTGTGCTCTCTGAGGCGCTCAACGGGCTGAGGCGCAACGCCTCGATGGTGATCTCGGTGATTCTCGTCACCTTCATCTCGCTGACGTTCGTCGGAGCGGCCGCGCTCATGCAGATGCAGATCGGCCAGATGAAGAACTACTGGTACGACCGTGCGCAAGTGGCGATCTACATGTGCACCGAGACCGATGCTGCCGTGGATGCCGCGTGTGCCGCTGGCGCCGCGACAGACGAGCAGCTCGCCGATGTGAAAGCGCAGCTCAAAGACGAGACGCTGTCGCGGTACATCCAGGAGTACTACTTCGAGGATCACGAGCAGGCATATAAAAACTTCGCCAAGCAGTTTGAGGGCAACGAGATGACAGAGCTCGTCACGCCTGAACAGTTCAACCAGACATATTGGGTGAATCTCAAAGACCCGTCGCAGTCCGCCGTACTCATCGAAGCGTTCTCAGATACCCCGGGTGTGGAGTCTGTCACTGACCAGCGGCAGTATCTCGACCAGATCTTCAGCGTACTGAACATCGCCAGCTACTCTGCCATCGGCATCGCGAGCTTGATGCTCATTGCGGCTGTGCTGCTGATCGCGACGACGATTCGACTTTCGGCGTTCTCCCGCCGAAAGGAGATCGGCATCATGCGGCTCGTGGGAGCGTCGAACCGATTCATTCAAACGCCGTTCATTCTCGAGGGCGTCTTCTCGGCCGTGATCGGCTCCATCCTTGCCGGGGGAGCCGTTGTGGCTCTTGTGCACTTCTTCGTGCAGGGCTATCTGGCGCCACGGCTTCTGTTCATCTCCTTCGTCGATGTGGGCGACTCGCTTCTCGTGGTTCCACTTCTCGTCATCATCGGCATTCTGCTTGCCGCGTTGAGCGCCAACTTCGCCATCAAGCGCTACCTCAAGATTTAG